Proteins co-encoded in one Desulfitobacterium hafniense DCB-2 genomic window:
- a CDS encoding Uma2 family endonuclease: protein MSTDQQPDENNLRYTYKDYLTWAKTQPGEIFNGVPYGRSPAPPSHYLEVLGELYMAFALYLREKPGKVFLFPFDVRLPADTDQKDEDIATVVQPDLTVVCDLSKVDKGGCKGAPDLIIEILAEDTMHRDLHLKLRLYEKAGVPEYWVVHPADQTVLAFQLEEGAYAAPQFYRASDQIPVGLFPDLLISLAEIFRG, encoded by the coding sequence ATGTCTACAGATCAACAACCCGATGAAAATAACCTGCGTTATACCTATAAAGACTATCTGACCTGGGCCAAGACTCAGCCTGGTGAAATCTTCAACGGAGTACCCTATGGCAGAAGCCCGGCCCCTCCCAGCCACTATCTGGAGGTATTGGGTGAGCTGTATATGGCTTTTGCTCTTTATCTGAGGGAAAAACCGGGGAAAGTATTTCTTTTTCCCTTTGATGTTCGGCTGCCTGCAGATACGGATCAAAAAGATGAGGATATTGCCACCGTCGTCCAACCGGATCTTACAGTGGTCTGTGATCTATCGAAAGTGGATAAGGGAGGGTGCAAAGGGGCCCCAGATCTTATCATCGAGATATTGGCGGAAGACACCATGCATAGGGATTTGCATTTAAAGCTGCGCCTCTATGAAAAGGCGGGAGTTCCCGAATACTGGGTGGTTCATCCTGCAGATCAGACAGTCCTCGCCTTTCAACTGGAAGAAGGGGCCTATGCTGCTCCCCAATTTTATAGAGCTTCCGATCAAATTCCTGTGGGGCTGTTCCCGGATTTGCTGATTTCTCTTGCTGAGATCTTCCGCGGATAG
- the ilvA gene encoding threonine ammonia-lyase IlvA translates to MGKVVLEDILRAGQTLKGVINKTPLHRHDLLSEKYQCNIFLKREDLQVVRSFKLRGAYNMVHSIPSERLSSGVVCASAGNHAQGVAYSCKALGIKGSIYVPSTTPKQKISSIKRFGGDFVEVIQIGDTFDDAFNRAKAHCEEANKTFVHPFDDPLVIAGQGTIAMEILNDMEAPVDYILGGIGGGGLMSGVGIAMKSLSPQTQVIGVEATGAASMKEAFSQGEIVTLPHIDGFVDGTAVKRVGDLTFAICREVLDDVIAVTEGKVCTTILEMYNDSAIVVEPAGALSIAALETYKDKIKGKNVVCIISGGNNDIERTPEIKERSLFDQGLKHYFIVNFPQRPGALKEFVGEVLGPNDDIARFEYTKSNNKEKGPTLIGIELSRKEDYQPLIERMDKKGFQYTRINDNPELFGLLI, encoded by the coding sequence ATGGGAAAAGTCGTCCTAGAGGATATTCTCAGAGCCGGTCAAACCTTAAAAGGGGTTATCAATAAGACACCTTTGCACCGTCATGACCTTCTTTCGGAGAAATACCAATGCAATATTTTCTTAAAACGGGAAGATCTCCAGGTGGTTCGTTCCTTTAAGCTGCGCGGAGCTTATAATATGGTTCATAGTATTCCCTCAGAACGGCTCAGCAGTGGTGTCGTTTGTGCCAGTGCAGGTAATCATGCCCAGGGTGTTGCTTATTCCTGCAAAGCCCTGGGTATTAAAGGAAGCATCTATGTACCCTCGACGACACCAAAGCAAAAAATCTCTTCCATCAAGCGGTTTGGCGGAGACTTTGTGGAAGTGATACAGATCGGCGATACCTTTGACGATGCCTTCAATAGAGCGAAAGCTCATTGTGAGGAAGCCAATAAGACCTTTGTCCATCCTTTTGATGATCCTTTAGTCATCGCCGGTCAGGGAACCATTGCCATGGAGATTCTTAATGATATGGAAGCTCCCGTTGACTATATTCTGGGTGGTATCGGCGGTGGCGGCCTCATGTCCGGTGTGGGGATTGCCATGAAAAGCTTAAGCCCCCAAACCCAGGTCATCGGCGTGGAAGCCACCGGTGCCGCTTCCATGAAGGAAGCTTTCAGTCAAGGTGAAATAGTCACCTTGCCCCACATCGACGGATTCGTGGATGGTACCGCAGTAAAACGAGTCGGAGATCTCACCTTTGCCATCTGCCGGGAGGTTCTCGACGATGTCATCGCGGTCACTGAAGGAAAGGTCTGCACCACCATCTTGGAAATGTATAATGACAGTGCTATCGTGGTTGAACCGGCGGGCGCACTTTCCATCGCGGCTCTGGAAACCTATAAGGATAAGATCAAAGGCAAAAATGTCGTCTGCATCATCAGCGGCGGCAATAACGATATTGAAAGAACCCCTGAAATCAAGGAACGTTCCTTATTCGATCAGGGCCTTAAACATTATTTCATCGTCAACTTCCCTCAGCGCCCCGGCGCCTTGAAGGAATTTGTAGGGGAAGTCTTAGGTCCCAACGACGATATTGCCCGTTTCGAGTACACCAAATCCAACAACAAAGAAAAAGGCCCGACACTGATTGGTATCGAGCTCTCCCGTAAAGAAGATTACCAGCCCTTGATTGAAAGAATGGATAAGAAGGGCTTCCAATATACGCGCATTAACGATAATCCCGAGCTGTTCGGATTGCTCATCTAG
- a CDS encoding response regulator transcription factor — MQKLKGIKILIIDDEPNILEFLEMGLLNEGFEVQTAADGMTGVTLAKQLHPHLVILDIMMPGMDGFEVCRMLKKSENVSIIMLTAKDEVEDRVKGLTIGADDYMAKPFSFEELLARIHARIRNQFPTLLGEVVMGPFRLDDRRKEIQFQDKVLELSPTEYELLKFLILNQGLVLSKTMILDKVWGYDFAGDDNIVEVYIRSLREKLGDKEHRLIRTLRGSGYRMDLI; from the coding sequence ATGCAAAAATTGAAAGGAATCAAAATCCTGATTATTGATGATGAACCGAACATTCTGGAGTTCCTGGAAATGGGGCTGCTGAACGAGGGCTTTGAGGTGCAGACGGCGGCTGATGGGATGACAGGAGTTACCTTGGCTAAACAGCTCCATCCCCACCTTGTGATTCTGGATATTATGATGCCGGGAATGGATGGCTTTGAAGTCTGCCGGATGCTGAAGAAGAGTGAGAATGTGTCCATTATTATGCTGACCGCTAAGGATGAAGTGGAGGACCGGGTCAAGGGTTTAACCATCGGCGCTGACGATTATATGGCTAAGCCTTTTAGCTTTGAGGAACTTCTTGCCCGCATTCACGCCCGTATCCGCAATCAATTCCCCACCCTTTTAGGAGAAGTGGTGATGGGCCCCTTTCGTTTGGATGATCGCCGCAAGGAAATCCAGTTTCAGGATAAGGTTCTGGAGCTTTCCCCTACAGAGTATGAGTTGCTCAAATTTTTAATTCTTAATCAGGGGCTGGTTTTGAGCAAGACGATGATTTTAGATAAAGTGTGGGGATATGATTTTGCTGGTGATGATAATATCGTGGAGGTCTACATTCGCTCCTTGAGAGAAAAACTGGGGGATAAGGAGCACCGGCTGATTCGTACACTGCGGGGCTCCGGGTATCGGATGGACCTGATATGA
- a CDS encoding sensor histidine kinase — protein sequence MKKGASIHKIVTPNSLRFQLLSRSLFFLAIILLLIGIFQYVFLKDFILGSTAASIRSQIASVPRDSWTQMLLYAEINAKFNLDKDIVELVPGKTQEGPPNRIPINLMDSTIAFVDLNGNVTSLANTMNRSGAPPLLSADQYQQALDPSESPRFWVVNSESGTELLVVLHPLELRGYLVGFIQVSLSTQFVQDVLFRQLSIFMLLSVLALVGGLVAYQAVIKKTLVPLSNIVHTMENMDAGNLNERLPVEQGQKEIDTLAVSLNGMLERLESSFTAEKEAKEQMRRFVADASHELRTPLTSIHGFLEVLLRGAMNQPDKLQKSLTSMYAESERMKKLIQDLLLLAKLDRSPYLEKSEKDIGVLILEMEPQLRMLAEEREIQLDLAPEELVPIDVDKMKQVILNLFHNAVQHTDPDKGLIQISLKSEASGVELTVQDNGPGIPEEHLPHLFERFYRSDSSRTRKYGGAGLGLAITHSLVELHGGTLRVESKVGEGSRFIVGLPKI from the coding sequence ATGAAGAAGGGAGCCTCTATACACAAGATCGTAACCCCCAACTCCTTGAGGTTTCAGCTGCTCTCCCGTTCTTTATTTTTTTTGGCTATTATCTTATTGCTGATCGGGATCTTTCAGTATGTTTTCTTGAAGGACTTCATTCTCGGCAGCACTGCGGCAAGCATTCGATCCCAAATTGCGTCGGTTCCCCGGGACAGTTGGACGCAGATGCTGCTCTATGCGGAGATTAATGCCAAATTCAATCTGGATAAAGATATAGTGGAGCTGGTACCCGGTAAAACCCAGGAAGGGCCTCCCAATCGTATTCCCATCAACCTAATGGATTCTACGATTGCTTTTGTGGATTTGAATGGGAACGTGACCAGCCTGGCCAATACCATGAATCGGTCAGGGGCCCCGCCGCTCCTCAGTGCCGACCAGTATCAGCAAGCCTTAGATCCATCGGAGTCGCCGAGGTTTTGGGTAGTGAACTCAGAGTCGGGGACGGAATTGCTGGTGGTTCTGCACCCCTTGGAACTGCGCGGCTATCTGGTTGGTTTTATTCAGGTTAGCCTTAGCACCCAATTTGTTCAGGATGTTTTGTTCCGGCAGTTGTCTATATTTATGCTCCTTTCTGTGCTTGCCCTTGTGGGCGGACTGGTGGCTTACCAAGCGGTCATCAAAAAGACTCTGGTTCCTTTGTCCAATATCGTTCATACTATGGAGAATATGGATGCGGGGAACCTTAACGAACGCCTTCCTGTGGAACAAGGTCAAAAAGAAATCGATACTTTGGCCGTATCCCTCAATGGGATGCTGGAGCGGCTGGAGTCCTCTTTTACAGCGGAAAAGGAGGCTAAAGAACAGATGCGGCGCTTTGTAGCCGATGCCTCTCATGAACTGCGGACCCCCCTTACTTCTATCCATGGCTTCTTAGAGGTTCTGCTGCGGGGAGCTATGAATCAACCGGATAAGCTGCAGAAATCCTTAACCAGTATGTATGCGGAATCGGAGCGAATGAAGAAGCTTATTCAGGATCTATTGCTCCTGGCTAAGCTGGACCGTTCTCCCTATCTTGAAAAATCGGAAAAGGATATTGGGGTACTGATACTGGAGATGGAGCCCCAACTGCGTATGCTGGCTGAAGAACGGGAGATTCAATTGGATTTGGCCCCTGAGGAATTGGTCCCTATCGATGTGGATAAAATGAAACAGGTCATTCTCAACCTTTTCCATAATGCGGTCCAGCATACGGACCCGGATAAGGGGTTGATTCAAATCAGCTTGAAATCTGAGGCTTCCGGGGTGGAATTGACGGTCCAGGATAACGGACCGGGAATTCCCGAGGAGCATTTACCTCATCTTTTTGAAAGGTTCTACCGCAGCGATTCTTCCCGGACCCGGAAATATGGGGGAGCTGGACTGGGCTTAGCTATTACTCACTCCCTGGTAGAGCTTCATGGGGGAACACTTCGCGTCGAAAGTAAAGTGGGTGAAGGAAGTCGGTTTATTGTCGGGCTGCCTAAAATATAA
- a CDS encoding collagen-like protein: MAELTTGLIDNFPVDGARPSVSVALRITNDGDSTETVTITGYYLNGTIKEVYVLELVTVNPNEVIIREYYANLDAFEFVFSTSSETVVISVWGKDAEGNLVDAHRVLPAELDSLEPIIVPTGPTGETGATGATGATGPTGATGTTGATGEAGATGATGETGATGATGETGATGATGETGATGATGETGATGATGETGATGATGETGATGATGETGATGPAGETGATGATGETGATGATGEIGATGATGETGATGATGETGATGATGETGATGATGETGATGATGETGATGATGETGETGPTGPTGEVVLAFGSLRGSSAEAPGATFTPVPFSIVGPLSDTITVSLSGNELVVGESGIYQITISINAQATTDPDPDDPYLEAIITVNGSPIFGDTTTFFKIFNRSSSTFVVQASLTAGDEVGVSASTDFPILGYINRSLTVVQLSN; encoded by the coding sequence ATGGCAGAGTTAACCACTGGTTTGATAGATAATTTTCCGGTTGATGGAGCGCGGCCCTCGGTATCGGTAGCCCTTAGAATTACCAATGATGGTGATTCTACGGAGACGGTTACCATAACCGGCTACTATCTCAATGGGACTATCAAAGAAGTATATGTTTTAGAACTAGTTACTGTTAATCCAAATGAGGTAATAATCCGGGAGTATTATGCTAATTTGGATGCTTTTGAATTTGTATTCTCGACAAGTTCTGAAACGGTAGTTATATCGGTATGGGGTAAGGACGCTGAAGGGAATTTAGTAGATGCCCATCGGGTGCTCCCTGCTGAGTTGGATTCACTGGAACCGATTATAGTGCCGACGGGGCCCACAGGAGAGACCGGAGCCACAGGAGCAACCGGGGCAACAGGGCCCACAGGAGCAACCGGAACAACGGGAGCTACAGGAGAGGCCGGAGCAACGGGAGCCACAGGGGAGACCGGGGCAACGGGAGCCACAGGGGAGACCGGGGCCACAGGGGCCACAGGAGAGACCGGGGCCACAGGGGCCACAGGAGAGACCGGAGCAACGGGGGCTACAGGAGAGACTGGTGCAACGGGAGCTACAGGAGAGACTGGTGCAACGGGAGCTACAGGAGAGACTGGTGCAACAGGGCCCGCAGGAGAGACCGGGGCCACAGGGGCTACAGGAGAGACTGGTGCAACGGGGGCCACAGGAGAAATCGGAGCGACAGGGGCTACAGGAGAGACTGGAGCGACAGGGGCTACAGGAGAGACTGGAGCGACAGGGGCTACAGGAGAGACTGGGGCGACAGGGGCCACAGGAGAAACTGGAGCGACAGGGGCTACAGGAGAGACCGGAGCAACGGGAGCCACAGGAGAGACCGGGGAGACTGGTCCGACTGGTCCTACCGGAGAAGTCGTTTTGGCTTTTGGATCTTTAAGAGGAAGTAGTGCAGAGGCACCTGGGGCAACATTCACACCCGTACCGTTTAGTATAGTTGGACCTTTATCAGATACTATCACAGTTAGTCTATCGGGCAATGAATTAGTGGTAGGGGAAAGCGGAATTTATCAAATAACAATATCTATTAACGCTCAAGCCACTACTGATCCAGATCCTGATGACCCATATCTGGAGGCTATTATCACTGTCAATGGTTCGCCAATTTTTGGCGATACAACCACTTTCTTTAAAATATTTAATAGAAGTAGTTCAACGTTTGTAGTTCAAGCATCTTTAACAGCAGGAGATGAAGTAGGAGTGAGTGCTAGTACGGATTTCCCTATTTTAGGTTATATAAATCGCTCCTTAACTGTTGTTCAATTAAGTAATTAA
- a CDS encoding collagen-like protein, translating into MAELTTGLIDNFPVNGARPSVSVALRITNDGDSTETVRITGYYPNGSFKEVYVLEIVNVNPNEVITREYFADLDAFEFVFSTSSETVAISVWGKDAEGNLVDAHRVLPAELDSLEPIIGPTGETGATGATGETGATGPTGETGATGATGETGATGATGETGATGATGETGATGATGETGATGATGETGATGATGETGATGATGETGATGATGETGATGATGETGPTGPTGSTGPTGGAGSLSGLQVQLQGSSGGTVANNANVLFDTTINAPSANITYNAGTGTFFINQPGNYYISWWVNTDGAEAEPTVSFGIRVISGGSQTILSSSPSPMVTLQLNGNALLTVTTTPLVFNLFNNSGATVSYGTSAVQADLTIVEVASL; encoded by the coding sequence ATGGCAGAGTTAACCACCGGTTTGATAGATAATTTTCCGGTTAATGGGGCACGCCCCTCAGTATCGGTAGCCCTTAGAATTACCAACGATGGTGATTCCACGGAGACGGTTAGAATAACCGGCTACTATCCCAATGGGTCTTTCAAAGAAGTATATGTTTTAGAAATAGTTAATGTTAATCCAAATGAGGTGATAACTCGAGAGTATTTCGCTGATCTGGATGCTTTTGAATTTGTATTCTCGACAAGTTCTGAAACGGTAGCTATATCGGTATGGGGTAAAGACGCTGAAGGGAACTTAGTGGATGCCCATCGGGTGCTCCCTGCTGAATTGGATTCACTGGAACCAATAATAGGACCCACAGGGGAGACCGGAGCCACGGGAGCTACAGGAGAGACCGGGGCAACGGGGCCCACAGGAGAGACCGGCGCAACAGGGGCCACAGGGGAAACTGGTGCAACAGGAGCTACAGGAGAGACCGGCGCAACAGGGGCCACAGGGGAAACTGGTGCAACAGGAGCCACAGGAGAGACCGGCGCAACAGGGGCTACAGGGGAAACTGGTGCAACAGGAGCCACAGGGGAGACCGGCGCAACAGGGGCCACAGGGGAAACTGGTGCAACAGGAGCCACAGGAGAGACCGGCGCAACAGGGGCTACAGGAGAGACCGGCCCGACCGGACCTACAGGTTCCACAGGACCAACCGGTGGAGCTGGATCATTATCTGGGCTCCAGGTTCAGTTGCAGGGAAGCAGTGGAGGTACGGTCGCCAATAATGCCAATGTCCTGTTTGACACTACAATCAACGCTCCTTCCGCAAACATCACTTATAATGCCGGAACTGGAACCTTTTTTATCAATCAGCCGGGAAATTACTATATTTCCTGGTGGGTTAACACAGATGGGGCCGAAGCAGAGCCTACGGTGTCTTTTGGCATCCGGGTTATTAGCGGCGGTTCGCAGACCATTTTATCGTCTTCCCCTTCGCCGATGGTGACATTACAGTTAAATGGAAATGCTTTGCTTACGGTGACAACGACTCCGCTGGTCTTTAACCTGTTTAATAACAGCGGCGCGACGGTCTCCTATGGCACGTCGGCTGTCCAGGCAGACTTGACTATTGTTGAAGTAGCATCACTGTAA
- a CDS encoding hemerythrin domain-containing protein, whose product MEMNNDLLKNQHHTIRQLIQEIEEEVHSGNLGQKAFDLSLKISKLSGILVLHLKSEDEYLYPALKKSKDEALSKTAEQLCREMGSLSTEFLKYKSTYMSAAKIKADIPQFIGESNKIFSALKNRLNTEDKRLYQHI is encoded by the coding sequence ATGGAAATGAATAACGATTTACTCAAGAACCAGCATCATACGATTCGTCAGCTTATTCAGGAAATAGAGGAAGAGGTTCATTCAGGGAATCTTGGTCAAAAAGCTTTTGACCTTTCTCTGAAAATCAGCAAACTGTCCGGTATTCTTGTTCTGCATTTAAAATCAGAGGATGAATACCTTTATCCTGCTCTAAAAAAATCAAAGGATGAGGCACTGAGCAAAACAGCAGAGCAGCTTTGTCGGGAAATGGGCTCCTTATCCACTGAGTTTCTGAAATATAAGAGTACCTATATGTCTGCCGCCAAGATTAAAGCCGATATTCCACAATTCATTGGAGAGTCAAACAAGATCTTTTCCGCATTAAAAAATCGTCTGAACACCGAAGATAAAAGACTTTATCAGCATATCTAA